The Burkholderia pyrrocinia genome includes a window with the following:
- the tssL gene encoding type VI secretion system protein TssL, long form, translating to MTNETDGLENPDTLDGSIPSGEMPEDRLRRILAATNPLLEASRVLLRALADMPYSLPSSAVEQLRELLGQEVDEFKKLCTQANIRRDHMVGASYCLCTALDEVAMRTACAHDRALAAAWVHTSLAATFHRDVDGGEKIYMLIGRLMSEPREHHDLLQVIYRVLSLGFEGRYRFEAGGARRHGEIRRHIYTEIMSRREPVPQALSPHWKSDARKPHMSFWEFPVWITATVLSVALLGLFGYFKYELATRGVGIQKQIADVGRMTPPPVPQQLHLKQLLKDEIAAGTVSVDEDARHSAVTFRGDAMFQPGGVAVKPAMAPLVAKIAGEIVKVPGKVTVLGYTDNLPIRSRQFPSNGALSEERATQVMQMLQAAGVPANRLEAVGKGDAEPIGDNRTSQGRAQNRRVEIVVAQ from the coding sequence GTGACGAACGAAACGGACGGACTGGAAAATCCGGACACGCTGGATGGATCGATCCCGTCCGGAGAAATGCCGGAGGACCGGCTGCGCCGCATCCTTGCGGCGACGAATCCGCTGCTCGAGGCCTCGCGCGTGCTGCTGAGGGCACTGGCCGACATGCCATATTCGCTGCCTTCCAGTGCGGTCGAGCAATTGCGGGAATTGCTGGGGCAGGAAGTCGATGAGTTTAAAAAGCTGTGCACACAGGCCAATATCCGACGCGACCATATGGTCGGAGCCAGCTATTGCCTGTGTACGGCGCTCGACGAGGTGGCGATGCGGACCGCCTGTGCACATGATCGAGCGCTGGCGGCGGCATGGGTCCACACGAGCCTGGCAGCGACGTTTCATCGAGATGTCGACGGCGGTGAAAAGATATACATGCTGATTGGAAGACTCATGTCGGAACCCCGGGAGCACCACGATCTACTGCAAGTCATCTACCGTGTTCTGAGTCTTGGTTTCGAAGGCCGGTACCGGTTTGAGGCAGGGGGTGCACGCCGTCATGGCGAGATTCGCCGGCACATCTATACCGAGATCATGTCGAGGCGCGAGCCGGTGCCCCAGGCACTGTCGCCGCACTGGAAGAGCGATGCGCGCAAGCCGCATATGTCGTTCTGGGAGTTTCCCGTATGGATCACGGCCACGGTGCTGTCGGTGGCGCTGCTTGGCCTGTTCGGCTACTTCAAGTATGAACTGGCGACACGCGGTGTCGGTATCCAGAAACAGATCGCGGACGTCGGCCGCATGACACCGCCACCCGTGCCGCAGCAACTGCATTTGAAGCAACTGCTCAAAGACGAGATTGCGGCAGGCACGGTCAGCGTGGACGAAGATGCGCGCCACAGCGCGGTGACGTTTCGGGGCGATGCGATGTTCCAGCCCGGCGGCGTCGCAGTCAAGCCTGCAATGGCGCCGCTCGTCGCGAAGATTGCGGGCGAGATCGTGAAAGTACCAGGCAAAGTTACTGTCCTGGGTTATACGGACAATCTGCCGATCCGCAGTCGCCAGTTCCCGTCGAACGGCGCACTGTCGGAGGAGCGGGCGACGCAAGTGATGCAGATGCTGCAAGCCGCCGGTGTGCCGGCCAACCGTCTTGAAGCGGTTGGCAAGGGCGATGCCGAGCCGATCGGTGACAACCGTACTTCCCAGGGGCGCGCGCAGAACCGACGTGTCGAAATCGTCGTCGCGCAATAG